CCCCAGGCCTAGAGTTAGACTACAATGTAGTTGTTCATGACAAGTATGGTGTCATGTCATCACAAGGCTTGATGCTGACTGCatgatgttttgtttgttgatacTTATATTTTAAGCCAGCAATTCAGTGTCTGACAGGAAAACAGACATCTAATTATGACTGTAAATCCATCAAGAAATTCAATTAAAAGAAATTAATATAGAAGCCAATAGTTACAAGGATATATTCATGTCAAAAATACCACCACATAAACATCCAGCAAGATCTAGAAAAACAACTACTAAAAGAGGCCATAAATTAATAAAGAGGAAATGAGACTGCATTTGTGTTGGACTGCTCAGATGATCTAAAACCACTACACTGAAACTCACTGCCATCTCCCTGTTCTTGTCCAACTCAGCTGGGTGGGTTACCAGTACCCTGGATACAGAGGCTACCAGTACCTGTTTGAGTGTGGTGACTACAGACACTACAACGACTTCTGCGCCTTCCAGCCCCAGATCCAGTCCATGCGTCGTATCAGGGACATGCAGTTCCACCAGAGAGGATGCTTCACCTTCACCTGCCAGCAAGTGAATGAATGACACCTACTGGCCGTCTGGTGCTGTTGTAGCCAGGTCCTCTTAGCTTTTTATTTCTCCAAAGCCCCGTTCATCAATCCTTTCCTAAACATCTACCATCATCGCTCCATCCTAAAGGAAAGACAGAATGAGAGCATTACACTGGACAACCTTAAGTGACTTTTTATGGTGCTAAAATAAACAtgttgtgaaaaacctgaaccctCCCTGGCTGGATAACTTTTATTTATTGTACAGAAACAAAAGCTGTGTTTGGATAATATTCCTACAAGAAATTTATGGGGTCTAGGTAATGAAAgagctgtttattttttatctccTATGGCAGAACAAGCAATGCAATTGAGGGACTACTATGGCTACtggattttttctttcttttcctttcataTAAAATAATTTCTCTGGAATATTCTAAGTTAATTAAGACCTAAATTGTTTTTCTTTGATATGCTCTTTTTTCCagggtgaaaaaataaaaaatataacttTAATAAGCTAATTAGGGTCTGTCTATGGCTCAATGTTTGAGTTAAAATGTAACCTGACTGGAAGAGTAGGTCATTTGATGCGTTCAATGTCCTTGTAGCTAGTACCTTGTTACTTTATTAATATCCGGAAGTTGTTAAAGTGAAAATGTTCTAAGCCTATTGGTTCTGTTTGATAGCGATATAGCtatataaaaacataaagacGTAAAATTGCGAAATGATATTGTGAAATGACCTAACCAAGTTTCAAGCATTATAAAGCAAACACAGTAACCGATAGCACCCAAACGCATCAGCACCCCTAGTTTGTAGCTAGTTACATCAAACCGACCATAAGGAGCCATGGCTGCCCTTTTTAAAGCAAGGAAAGGTGGGTACACAACATAACATGTGTTAAAATACAAAAGGAAGACGTGGTTGCAGTGGGAAAAGCCAGATTTATATGAGTTGTGATGGTTACCTGTGTATATACTTATGTATACTGTGAAGCATAGTTAGCTTAGCCTGCTACATAACCATGCACTCAATACAGAAGTTAACGGTCTGGTTCAACAGTATGATATTTAAAACGGCTAGATAATGCTGTTATAAGAGAAAAATACTGTTCTTGGTTACAAATCTTGTCAAGTGGACAAGTATATACAATAGCTGGCGAAATTATAAGGTGTTTGCTAGCACCTCGGCTAAAGTAGGTTACAAAATCGTAGCCTTGCTTGTTGCTATCTATAAGTCACCTGTTCGGTGTAAAGTGATTTTATTTGTGGGGAACTGGTACAGCTTGTTATCTAAAAGTTCTGAATCCTCCAGAGTTTCTTTTCTGGCGTTTATcggatatttttttaatgaaggtGACTGATGGTGCTGGTGACCTTTCACCTACATAATTGGAGCATAGCTAACCAGAGCACAGTGCTGTCAAATCTAAATAAGAAAATGTATGATGCATGTAATCATTGACTCAAAACACCCCTTTACCCCACTTAATAAAAGAAGGAAAACTCAACTTACTACTTATTTAACCATCACCAAATCAGGTGTCTGGATTTGTGTTTTTGAGGCAAAAAAGATCAGCAGGgcgaattttgttttgttttgtttttttttctttaatggttTTGAGACTTTGAGCTGACTGTAAGCAAATATATTAAAAGGGAATAATATGCTCAATATAGCTATTTGTATATAAATAGCTGTGTTTGTATATAGCTATTTATATCTGTTTGTTTATTGACACTAAAGAAATGAGTAACTGTTAATTCAAATAGTCGTTAatggaaaaatgccaaaaaacacaagtgaaagcTCCTCATATCAATTGCGGCTTTTAAACCATTGTAAATATCATTTTATTGTCTTCACTACACTATTAGCACATCACGTCGTTATAAGATTGATTCACTTTACTTTGAAATTTATAAAGAAAGGAAAGGTGTGACATTACTGGAAAATGTAGGTTCTTGTtgatttgcttattttttctagAACCAAGAACATGATGCATtgagatttttattattattatctcaatTAAAATCCAGTTTGATATTGTAATATTGATTTATAGTTCAGCTTTAACACTTTGTCAGGGAAATCACAATGAATCAAATCTAACTGAGAACTTTGTGAATCATAACACCCATAATAACGTTGTGTCACTTCTGGCATGCCGTGGGCATCTTTGGAACCGCAGCTGAGTCTTATTGTTCAGCAGTGATGGCTGGCACCATTCAGCCATGTTCATCAAAGGATCAACACAGCAAAGAAAAAAGACGTGTACTACACCCTTCAGTGTCAGAGGGACAGGATCTGTGTCTTTTTATCCTTAAGTAAAATAAATTCAGTAACTGACTTAGTGAAATTACAATGATTTTACACCTATAAGCCTAAAAGCTACTATTTATATGACTTTATTAATGAGGAAAACTTTGTTCTAAATTTTCATATTAACTTCCCCTACAACCAAACacgtgtttctttttgtttggtaTATTTTAGTGTGACTGCAGAGTTTCACACTCTCAGGCTATTTACACATTCATctgttgaagtgaaaaaaattggTCTGTTGTCAAAAGTGATTTAAAAGTGACTCTTGACTTCATCACTCATCAAACTTTTAGGAGACAGTTTAATTAGAAAAGAATAACCAttgaacagaaaacacatttaaAGATTACATGTTTAAAAGTACATtgagaaaataatgaacagatgACTCATTAATGGAAAGAAGTGTTCATTTTGTCCATGTAGATTCTCttttgtccaggtcatcattaatcctttgtagttttttttttttgaagttgaaATGGgctggttttgttcttgaaaatgttGAGTCTCTCATCCACGAGCAtcaattctgaatgatgaagaaCTGATGAAGTCTCCTTGATGACAGATGGAACATTTTCATGAACAAAACCAGTCTGGTTCAGCTTAGAAAAGCTACTAAGGACTGTTAATTTTAGTCCTTTACACTGAAATTTCACTGTTACTCTGTGGAATTATTGTATATAGTAGAATTTACAAACCTACAAGTACTTTTATGTTTTTAGCGTTAAAACATGTTTGTTTCTGTCTTCAGCTCTGGGCCTGTGTCTCCATAGCTGTCGGAGTCTGTCTGCGCTGGCAGAGTTACCAGAGATGCATCAGATTCTGAGACAGACTTGCAGAGACTATGCCGACAAAGAACTGGCCCCCATTGCTGCCAAACTTGACAAAGAGCATTCTTACCCTGCCAAACAGGTACAGACACACAGTGTGATGTCTGAATCCTTACAGGCTGATTGATATGAAATAAATATTCTTGCTTGTCCAGATTCAGGAGTTGGGTGCGATGGGGGTGATGGCCATGGAGGTGCCAGAGGAGTTTGGCGGGGCAGGGATGGACTATCTGGCATACAGTGTGGCTATGGAGGAAATTAGCAGAGGCTGCGCCAGCACCGGCGTCATAGTCTCAGTAAACAATGTAAGTACAAGTTGACATCATCAATGTGTATCAATATAAACATCTGTACATCTGGGGTACGTACCATACTGGTTAACTCACCTCTGTAGTGGCATTGATACTGTTGTGTGTTGCTCATATGTGTCTGTTCTCACCAGTTTCATGTTTGGTGCTGTGGCACCGCTGCTGTCAGATTCTACATTGATTTTTACCACAGATACGCTATTAGTCTGATTTAATTTCTGTGGAAATGTAGTTTGAGCTGAAAAGAGGagggttgtgtgtttttttgttttttttttccatgtctgtgaaacagaTGCTCTGACCAGCTCAAACACAGAGACATCCTCGAGGTAGCAGCCGGTGTTCATTGAGAACTACACGGAAAAGTGGACACTTCCCCAGTGGACATGGAGTAACAAGGCTTTTACATATATGGGCAGAAAACAAATGACCTTTTATGAAATCCAGTGAAAATTTGTTAAGTGCAGGTCAACAAATGCACAGTTTGACTCTCATCCACACAATGCTGGTTGATCTGCCCTGCTTATTATGCACATTTAGCATACTAGCTAAAGCTAGCAAGTAAGCTAACAGCCTAGAGCCCCCCTGGACAATAAATGTGACCCGTAGACAGCTTTTTTGCTATAGATCATCACATGAAATCGTCAGAGCATCATCTGATCTGTTATTGATAGCCTCTGAGATCAGAGCAGGTGGATTTAGAGATCTGGAGGATTGCCTAAACTACTACGCTGTCAAATACTAATGAGAAAAAGTCTATATAGTTTTATTCTGGAAAATTATGAGTGATATTCTTTCACATTACTGTCAAAACAAAATCACAATCTGTGATGGCAATTAGTTCAAAGCAGTGCTTTTAAAAATCAAACAATCCTAACCTGAGAAAAGCACAGGTAAGGATACCATTACAGTATCGATAAGCAGTATCAATAAGATCTTAACAATACCCATCCCTTTGCACCTGTCATACAGCTGATGTAAGCGCCTTATTCTGTTAACATTGGCACCAAAATGAAAAGGGTGTCAGGACGACTTCATATTCAACAGGTAACCACTGTGTTCCAGGCCTTATTGtgttcatttgtctgttttttagtcACTTTACATTGGACCGATTCTGAAGTTTGGtacagaagaacagaaaaaacagtGGATCACACCTTTCACCACAGGAGAGAAAGTGGGATGTTTTGCCCTCAGTGAGCCAGGTAAATGTTTCACATGAAACACACCGTcatctctgcatgtgtgtgtaattTTAGTTATTATACAAACTTTGCCATAAAAGAATGAACACAGACAGGTCAGAATTGTAAAGTGGAAATACTGTGCATTAGGTAGAGTGGTTGTGGTCCTCCTGCCATAGAAATTTTCAATCAAATGAATTCTGGGTGTTGAACCAGTGCCATTGAGGATTCTTGGAACTTTGGTGCCATCTAGTGAACCCGAAtacatttccacaagctttgagTGGAACTGTTGTAGTCACGAAAGTATCAGCAACAAAGGACATTACACAATGCATACAGATCATAATGTGGTCACTTATGTAACTTCTTTCAGTCTTTGTAATCCTTCTTAcatttgttttaatgtgtttatttgttCTTGCATTTAAATCAAACCAGCCTTGGCCAACTCTGTAACTAGTTTAGCACACAGTATGTCATATCATGTGTTATTTGTGCTCCTTTGTAGTTCTTCCTGAAACTATGACCAAATTACACACACTGTGTTTCCTCAGCGACTGCACATTATTTTTTTAGGCTTTGACTTCCCCATCCATTAGAATGTGCTTACAATGCTTTGGTAGTGTTCAGGTCAAGGGTATTTTTTGGTTTTAGCAGAAAACCAGTTTCCTGGGTCAAAAGCATTTAATTGTCTTGTGAAAATACATCAAACAGATCAAAATTAGGTGGCTAATGGGAAAGGATGAATTCTTTATTGGTGAAAAAGGGATACTAATGTTTCACACATAAGAACATTAATCAAAATTAACAAGTATAAGTGAGACGGCAAAAGAAAATATGTGAAGGACAAGATGGGCAGGTCTCTGAAAGGTTCATAACTCAGAAACGGCACATGATTGCAATACtttgaaactgaactgaattctACAAGTCACTTTTGCCAGAATAATTACAAAGTGTGAGGTCAGGACAGGCTGAATATCCGCGTTGTGTTTTTAAGGGTTTCCTCGTTTTGTGTGAATTCTCCGTCATCTTTCACACACATTTCACGGGGCCAACGCTGACACCTGGCAGACGTTTGATTGTGAGGTTTCTCTTTTGTGTGATTCTGTTAGGTAACGGCAGTGATGCGGGCGCTGCCTCCACTGTAGCGAGTCAGGACGGAGATGAGTGGGTGCTGAACGGAACGAAAGCTTGGATCACCAACTGCTGGGATGCGTCTGCCACCGTCGTGTTTGCCACCACAGACAAGAAGCTCAAGCACAAGGCATGATACTACACTTTTATGTTCTGTTGAGCAATATGACTGTAACAAAAGCCATTCCCCCTCACCTTTGTGCTTTCTACTTCCTTAAACGCTTCTTTTTTGTTTCTCTGGCTTCCTTATCTGCAGGGTATCAGTGCATTCCTGGTCCCTATGCCACACCCAGGACTGTCTCTGGGGAAAAAGGAAGATAAGTTGGGTATCAGAGCCTCGTCCACAGCTAACATTATTCTAGAGGACTGCAGGATACCACTGGGAAACATGTTGGGTCCTCGTGGTGCTGGGTTTAAAATTGCAATGGTATTTCTCTCATTTATACCCTAAACTGTTGGTTATTGTACTAATATTTTTGACAAACAGCCAAATATGTCGTATTTAACctcttaatttaacccataaagacccagtgctactcttgtggcagttcccaaattaattttctctatttaacctttacttaagtcatttatcatcatttattgtattgttattctgtatattttatgttcttcactgtaaatcatgcattttcctctatttaatttcctgtacttaatttagATGCGAATGGAAActcagtaaatttaaaggttatcacttcaaaacacagaaaaatgaagaaaaagtgactttttaagcaaagatatgaataactgaatgtaaaaacaagcatctccatccactgtcattgatccagctctatgggttttacaggtgaatcaatgttttcaaagatgacagtgtttccatgttcactacggagcctctgaacatccacatgggtcatatctgttgaccatgaaaagatgacagactgtattttataccaattatttacatggattaataggattagtggatcaacaggtagatcagtagatagttttggtcgctagtggatgtttgggtctttatgggttaaataaatccaGTTAAATCACAGCAGATTAATTTAGTAAATCCAATAATGACGAATTCCTCACTGTGGATTAAGTTTGACATATCACTACCTTTCCACTCTACCAGTAATGTATTAATACTTCTCTCCCACAGCAAACCCTGGACAGTGGACGTATAGGCATTGCATCTCAGGCTCTCGGTATTGCTCAGGCCTCTCTGGACTGTGCTGCGGACTACGCACAGAAACGCAACGCATTTGGAGCTCCCCATTGCCAAACTGCAGGCCATACAGGTAATAATTGTCAACTACAGGGCAATAAGCTTCAAGGAGCAGTACTTGTAGTGCTATAGGAACTCTGGCCATTAGTTTTGACAATTTTTGACTGTATTGTCATACCCTGCAGCGTCGTCTATGCATCTATATGTCCATAAGTATCAACGCAATTATTCATCACCAAATTGCCCaatgccttcatgtttggtatttagggGCAACTTGGGCAGCTTTTGGACAACTTTTTTGTGTGTTGACCTTGGTCTTCAGACTTGGAAGACAAtgttgacctacatttttcaggtcCTTCATGGTCATTACATGTTCATGGGGGTACATAGGAGAAGCAGGCACAGATGTGGTGAGGGGATAATGATTCTGTTAGGGGAGCGGGAGCAACAGGGTATTGGTGCAGGGCAGTCCTCATTGTCACAAGGGGTGGTCTTGTTGATATATGTCTTCACAGAAGCAAATGTCCTCCTTTCTTCCGAAAACCCACAGCTGAGACTTAAaggtgtgatattttgcttttttaaaaaatggaattatgtattttaaaacatttccctatggtctacataagctgtaaatgctatgtttgggtctgaattcttcattaattaaaattcacaggtccatcttcaaccctatttttgagtaatgacaccagaaaggtcgttttgagcgctggccctttaaatgcaaatgagcacttcacccccccccctccaggttgttggctgtgctgctctgtcccattcaaccaacaactgaacattttaggtaattggctagaagtttggacatatcttcagtatgggctacaaccgctgctgctgacaaacaattatggcgttcTCGGAAAAttttcgttggaagtcttgaccttgtatgtgcaaatgttgtgacctaACTAGTTATGGATGcaagaaattaagcaggaattaaaattggttgtagaaatcctttcaatttttgccaaaatggataaaaagatagctttgcagagcctggagagttcaaattcaaactttatgaactattagggcccaaaaacacaaataaatgtaccaaagactaataaaaggggaTTTAccgaaatatgacccctttaatgcttGTATTGAAGCTGCTGTTTTGGAggtaaaactgagaaaaatgtcaCCTTAAATGGTATGCTAAAtcttcacatttaaaaaaaaaaaaaaaaaaaaatcagcagagaAGTGTTTTCCTGTATGGTAACTTAATGATATTAAGTTCTAtaatgtaaaatgcattttcGTGGCTCTGATAGGGCATGGTGTGTTGTTACTTATGAGCAGTGGTTAGTACTTCACCTCACAGGAAGAAGGTCCTGGGGTCGAGCCCAGGGCCAGCCCACAGGGGTCTttatgtggagtttacatgttcaccTGTGTCTGAGTGGGTTTTCTCCAGTTTCCTGCGTGCATGT
This region of Sphaeramia orbicularis chromosome 12, fSphaOr1.1, whole genome shotgun sequence genomic DNA includes:
- the LOC115430678 gene encoding LOW QUALITY PROTEIN: short-chain specific acyl-CoA dehydrogenase, mitochondrial-like (The sequence of the model RefSeq protein was modified relative to this genomic sequence to represent the inferred CDS: deleted 1 base in 1 codon), encoding MAALFKARKALGLCLHSCRSLSALAELPEMHQILRQTCRDYADKELAPIAAKLDKEHSYPAKQIQELGAMGVMAMEVPEEFGGAGMDYLAYSVAMEEISRGCASTGVIVSVNNSLYIGPILKFGTEEQKKQWITPFTTGEKVGCFALSEPGNGSDAGAASTVASQDGDEWVLNGTKAWITNCWDASATVVFATTDKKLKHKGISAFLVPMPHPGLSLGKKEDKLGIRASSTANIILEDCRIPLGNMLGPRGAGFKIAMQTLDSGRIGIASQALGIAQASLDCAADYAQKRNAFGAPIAKLQAIQFKLADMAVAIESARLLTWKASLLRDSKKPFTKEAAMAKLAASEAATYCAHQAIQILGGMGFVTDMPAERHYRDARITEIYEGTSEIQRLVIAGQLLKEYQQ